Proteins co-encoded in one Streptomyces sp. NBC_01571 genomic window:
- a CDS encoding GlsB/YeaQ/YmgE family stress response membrane protein has protein sequence MGIIAWIIIGLLAGAIAKALMPGRDPGGIIITMLIGVAGGLLGGWLGKVIFGVDSIDGFFDLSTWIAAIVGSFILLAIYRLVTGNRHSHRHA, from the coding sequence ATGGGTATCATCGCGTGGATCATCATCGGCTTGCTCGCAGGCGCCATCGCCAAGGCCCTGATGCCGGGCAGGGACCCGGGCGGCATCATCATCACCATGCTCATCGGCGTCGCCGGCGGTCTGCTCGGCGGCTGGCTCGGTAAGGTGATCTTCGGCGTCGACTCCATCGACGGATTCTTCGACCTGTCGACCTGGATCGCCGCGATCGTCGGCTCCTTCATACTGCTCGCCATCTACCGCCTCGTCACCGGTAACCGGCACTCGCACCGTCACGCGTGA
- a CDS encoding geranyl diphosphate 2-C-methyltransferase, translating to MTSTELTTTAATFVPGPASPYQGDIARYWDGEARPVNLRLGDVDGLYHHHYGIGDIDHAALGDTGDGGYENRLISELHRLESAQAEVLLDHLGPIERDDTLLDAGCGRGGSMVMAHQRFGCGVEGVTLSAKQAEFANRRALELGIEGHVRARVCNMLDTPLETGQVAASWNNESSMYVDLEDLFAEHSRVLSVGGRYVTITGCWNPRYGQPSKWVSQINAHFECNIHSRREYLRAMANNRLVPQAVIDLTPETLPYWNLRATSSLVTGIETAFVNSYEDGSFQYLLIAADRV from the coding sequence ATGACCAGCACCGAACTCACAACCACCGCGGCCACGTTCGTCCCCGGCCCTGCCTCGCCCTACCAAGGGGACATCGCCCGCTACTGGGACGGCGAGGCGAGGCCCGTCAACCTTCGTCTCGGCGACGTGGACGGGCTCTACCACCACCACTACGGCATCGGCGACATCGACCACGCCGCCCTCGGGGACACCGGGGACGGTGGGTACGAGAACAGGCTGATCTCGGAGCTTCACCGCCTGGAGTCGGCGCAGGCCGAAGTCCTCCTGGACCACCTGGGCCCCATCGAGCGTGACGACACCCTCCTTGACGCCGGCTGCGGCCGCGGCGGTTCGATGGTCATGGCCCACCAACGGTTCGGGTGCGGCGTCGAGGGCGTCACCCTGTCGGCCAAGCAGGCGGAGTTCGCCAACCGCCGCGCCCTGGAACTCGGCATCGAGGGCCACGTCCGTGCTCGCGTGTGCAACATGCTGGACACCCCGCTCGAAACGGGACAGGTCGCCGCCTCGTGGAACAACGAGTCGAGCATGTACGTCGACCTGGAAGACCTCTTCGCCGAGCACTCCCGCGTCCTGTCGGTCGGCGGTCGATACGTGACCATCACCGGCTGCTGGAACCCGCGTTACGGCCAGCCGTCGAAGTGGGTCTCCCAGATCAACGCCCACTTCGAGTGCAACATCCACTCCCGCCGGGAGTACCTCCGCGCCATGGCCAACAACCGACTGGTACCCCAGGCCGTGATCGACCTGACGCCCGAGACCCTGCCCTACTGGAATCTGCGTGCCACGTCCTCGCTGGTCACCGGAATCGAGACGGCGTTCGTCAACTCCTACGAGGACGGCTCCTTTCAGTACCTCCTGATCGCGGCCGACCGCGTCTGA